GGCGAAATCGACTGAGGCACCATCGCTTGCGTCACCTGCTTCGTGTACCACGACTATGCCTACCGTCTCTGACATCGCCGCCGCCCTAGAAGCGTGGGCCCCACGCGGCATGGCGGCCGACTTCGACAACGTGGGGCTCCTCGTGGGCGACGCCGCGCGCGAGGTGTCCGGCGTGCTCGTGGCGCTCGACCTGACGCCCGCCGTCGTGTCGGAGGCCCAGAAGCTGGGTGCGGAGTTGATCGTGACCCATCACCCGCTGCTCTTCAAGCCGCAGAAGCGACTCGTGGCCTCAGACCCGGTCGGCGCGCTCGTGCTACGGCTAGCCGAGTCCGGCATCGCCTACTACGCCGCGCATACCAACCTCGACGCGGCACCGGCAGGCGTCTCGTTTGCGCTCGCGGAGCAACTCGGGGTCCGAGACGGACGGATTCTCGTCTCGCAGGACGACGCCCTCGTGAAGCTCGTCACGTTCGTTCCGAACGAGGCCGCCATGGCAGTCCATGCTGCAATGGCCGAGGCAGGCGCCGGGCGCATTGGTGATTACGAGGCGTGTGCATTCACCTCCATTGGCCGTGGCTACTTCCGGCCTACCGAGCGCGCCAACCCAGCCATCGGCACGGCGGGCGGACCGCTAGAAGCCGTGGACGAGGTGCGCCTCGAAGTGGAAGTCATGCGATGGGACCTCGGGCGCGTTGTGGCGGCGCTGAAGGCAGCGCACCCCTACGAAGAGGTGGCCTACGACGTGTTCGCGCTCGAAAAACCGGCGACGCGAGCAGGCTACGGCGTCGTCGGCACGCTCCCGACCCCGATTCCCCTGGCCGACTTCCTCGCGATCGTGCGAGCCCGCCTGAATGCGGGGGCCCTGCGCTATGTGGGTGACGATACCGCGATGGTGTCCACGGTCGCGGTGTGCGGCGGGTCGGGCAGTCGCTTCATCCCACACGCGCTTCGTGCGGGAGCCGATGCGTATGTCACTGCCGACGTGACCTACCACACGTTCTTCGACGTGCTCGACCTCGAAGGCACCCCAATGATGGCGCTCATCGACGCCGGGCACTACGAGACGGAGCGCGTCACCGAACGCATCCTCGTGGACTATCTAGCCGCGCGATTCAACGGGCTCGCGGTGCATCGCACGGACGCGTGGACCAGCCCAATGCGCACGTGGTCAACGTAACCGACTACGCTAGCCCATCGACTGCATCTTGAGCATGACGCCGTTCGGGTCTTCGAGGAAGACTGCGTCGCCAACTTCGGTAAACGGGTACTCCTGGGCGAGCAGGCGTACGCGGAGGAGCTGCCACGTTCGCTGGGGGAGCCGAAACCCGAGCTGGGTCACCGACCGAGCCCCGAGCGGCATCGGCGGCACCTCGATGAGTTCGAGCACGTCCTGGCCGTCGGCGTCCACGAGAAAGGCCTGCATGAACGTGCTGTCGGCGGTGTGCGGGGCCATCGATCGAAGGTGGAAGCCCAGCGTCCCAACGTAGAAGGCGATCGCCTCGTCGAAGCAGTCCGTGCACAGCGCGATGCTGCCGAGCCACACCGTCGTGGAAGGCTTGCGGAACGCCCGTTCAGCGGCGGCGGGATCGGGGTGGCGGCGGCTGAAAGCGGAGGGATCGAACATCGAGTCGGGGGAAGTCAGCAAGGTCGAGCGGCGCTGGTCACGCAGGGCCAGGACAACACTCCCATACGTCGTGCCGTGTCGGTGTCAGCCTGTATAGACGGCGTTCACGTAACCCACGGCCCGTGTTCTTCACCGGCTGTGCCGGCTCCCTGCGGGCTCCCGACCGCGCCTGCGTCCTACATCGACACGCACTGAGGCAGGGGTGCGCTCAAGCGAACACGGTCGTGCGGTCGCCCCTCAGCGCCCGGGCGGCGAAGCGAAGCGCATCGGCGAGCCGGTCGGCATCGGCGAGCGGGTTGTAGACGTAGGCCGACGCCCGCAGCGACGTCTCCACCTGCGGCGCGTCGGGCTCGTTGGCGAGGTGCGCATGGAGCGGCATCGTGCAGTGGTGCCCGGCCCGGCACATGACGCCCTGGGCGTCGAGCAGCACGGCGAGGTCGTGCGGGTGCACGCCGTCCATCTGGACCGCCACGATGCCGCCCTCGGCCTCGTGCCCCTCAGGCGGCCCGATGAGCCGCAGCCCGTCGATGTCGCCGATCTGCTCCATGGCGTGCAGGCCCCATGCGTGCTCGTAGGCGGCTACGGCGGCCATCCCCGTCTTGCCGTCGTAGGTGAGGCTCGACAGGTAGTCGCACGCGGCGGCGAGGCCAATGGCGCCCGCGGCGTGGGGAGTCCCCGCTTCGAAACGCGCGACGCCGTCGAGGTAGACTGGGGCTGAGAGCGAGACGCGCTCGATCATACCGCCGCCGGTCTGGTAGGGCTGCATCGGTCCGAGCCGCGCAAGATCGACGACGAGTGCGCCGATGCCCGTCGGGCCGAGCATCTTGTGGCCGCTGAACGCGAGCGCGTCGCAGTGCAGGTCGGCGAGGTCGACGGGGCGCGTGGGGACGCTCTGCGCGCCATCGAGCACGGTGATCGCGCCGACTTTGCGGGCCGCTCCAAACACTTCGCGGACCGGGTTCTCGACGCCGAGCACGTTCGAGACGTGCGCCATCGCCACGAGCTTGGTACGGCGGCAGATCAGCGCACGAGCCTCGTCGAGGTCCACAAGCCCTGTTGGCGTGAGGGGGAAGTAGTGGAGCGTCGCCCCCGTCCGCTCGGCGACGGCCTGCCACGGTAAAAAGTTCGAGTGGTGCTCCTGCGGACTGACCAGGAGTTCGTCGCCCGGCTGAAGCTGCTCCATCGCCCAGGCGTGCGCGATCAGGTTGAGCCCTTCCGTGGTGCCACGCGTGAAGACGACCTGCTCCGGCTCGGCGTGCACAAACGCTGCAACGGTGCGGCGAGCCTGTTCATAGGCATCGGTCGCTCGCTGGCTCAGTTCGTAGACGCCGCGGTGCACGGGCGCATTCTCGTACGCGTAGAACCGGGCGAGGCGGTCTACGACGGCCCTCGGCTTCAGCGACGTGGCGGCCGAGTCGAGGTAACACGGCCGTTCGTCCTCAGAGACATCGAGGAGCGGGATCTCGGACGGCGGGAGCGGGAGGGCAGGCATGGCGAGATATGCGGGAGTGGACGTGTGGAGGTGTAGGAGTACGCACGTTCACACGTCCATACGTTCACGCCTCCACACCTAGATCAAGCCCATCGTGAGCTTGGCCTCGTCGGAGATCATCTCCTGGTTGAAGGGTGGCGTGAACACGATCTCGACGGTCGCGTCGTCGCACCAGTCGAGCGCTTCGAGGCCGTAGCGGACCTGCTGAGGCAGCAACTCAGCCGCAGGGCAGTTGGGCGCCGTGAGCGTCATCTTGACGTGCGCCGTCTGGCCCTCCACATTGGTGTCGAGGCCGTAGATGAGGCCGAGGTCCCAGATGGGTACGGGGATTTCGGGGTCGTAGACGCTCTGGAACACCTCGACGGCCTCGCGCTCGTGCGGGGCGAGGTGGTCGAGGTCGTCGCGGCCGTCAATTAGAAAGTCGCGGTACATCGGGGACTGTGCAGTGGGTGCGAGGATGAGAGCTGTGGTACCCCAGGCACTGCACCAGGTTCAGCGCGAAGTGCGAGGGTCGCGTGCAGATCGGTGCTGTTGACGACGCTCTCCACATTCTGCATCGTGCATCGTCACTGCCCGATGCGACCGAGTTCGACGCCCTCAGAGTAGGCGACTTCGATCCCAGCTTCGCTAAAGGCGTGCTTGATGCGGCGGTGCACCTCGAACGTCACCGGCCAGTAGTCGTCCGGCTCCGCGTAGGGCCGCACCGCGAGGACAACGCTGTGGCTGTCGAAGGCCTCGATGCCGATCTCCGGAGCGGGGTCGTCCAGTACGCCCGGCGTTTCGGCGAGCACCTCTTGGATGAGGACCTCGACCTTGGGAAAGCTCTCGCTGTAGGGCATCGTCACGTTGAGTTCCAGACGCACGCGGCCCTTCTTCGAGAAGTTGGTCAGGATGCCGTCGATGACCTTCGCATTGGGGATCACAAGCGTCTTGAGTCCCGGCGTGACGATGATCGTGGAGAAGATCTGGATGGTCTCGACGCGGCCGAACTGGTCCTCGACCGAGATCCAGTCGTCGGCCTGATACGGCTTGAAGACGAGGATGAGGATCCCTGCGGCGAAGTTCGCTAGGCTGCCCTGGAGCGCGAGGCCCACGGCAAAGCCCGCCGCGGCGAGCACCCCAACAAGTGCCGCCGTTTCGATGCCAACCATGCCGGCCACCATGAGCAGCAGAAACACCTTAAGCGCGATGTCCAAGAAGGACGAGAGAAACGACACGATCGCGCGCTCGAACCCGGCTCGGTTCAGCGCGGCCTCGGCCAGTTTGCGCACCCGCTTGATGACCCAGAACCCCACCACAAGGAGGGCAGCGGCACCCGCGAGGTTGCCGAGCACGGGCACGATGTCGTTGAGGAAGAATTCGAGGTAGGCTTCCGCGTTGTCCATGAGATCGAGAGCGTCTAGTAGGGTGGGGACCGAGAAACTAGCGGCGGGGGAGGTACCGTGCACGCGATCGGATCGGCTGCTGCTGACAAGTGCCGAGGCCGCGTTACCCAGAGTGTATTCTTTGCGGCTCCCTGCCATCACGCCTGTCCCACCCAGCATTGGCTCTTCAGATGCGGCAAGTCTACGCTACGCTTCGGCTCATCCTGCTTCTGCTCGTCGCTGCACCTGCGTGGGCGCAAGAGCCCGCTCACACAGACGCGAGCCTCGCAACAGATCCCTCGGAAAAGAAGCGGGTGACGCTCACCAACGGCACGGTCCTCGTCGGCGTCATTCTCGAAGAGACGCCGGACACTATCGTGCTCGCCACCGATGACGGGCTACAAACGACGATCCCGCGCGCGAACATCGAAGAAGTCGGACCGCTCTTGGAGCGTGGGTTCAGCCGCTACGATCCAATCCCGTCACGCCTGTTTATCGCTCCGACTGGGCGGACCATGGCAGCGGGCACGGGGCGGATCTCGGGCTACTACATCCTCCCATCCGTCGCCTACAGCCCGACGGACCGCCTCGACCTCTCGTTCGCCTCGTCGATCCCTACGGGTGGTTTCACGCTGTTCAACTTCAACGTGAAGGGCCAACTTGTTCGAGGGGAGAACATGGCTTTTTCAGTCGGGGCCAACGCCTTCGTGCCGGTCGGCAGCGACCTGGACGGTA
The Bacteroidota bacterium DNA segment above includes these coding regions:
- a CDS encoding Nif3-like dinuclear metal center hexameric protein; the encoded protein is MPTVSDIAAALEAWAPRGMAADFDNVGLLVGDAAREVSGVLVALDLTPAVVSEAQKLGAELIVTHHPLLFKPQKRLVASDPVGALVLRLAESGIAYYAAHTNLDAAPAGVSFALAEQLGVRDGRILVSQDDALVKLVTFVPNEAAMAVHAAMAEAGAGRIGDYEACAFTSIGRGYFRPTERANPAIGTAGGPLEAVDEVRLEVEVMRWDLGRVVAALKAAHPYEEVAYDVFALEKPATRAGYGVVGTLPTPIPLADFLAIVRARLNAGALRYVGDDTAMVSTVAVCGGSGSRFIPHALRAGADAYVTADVTYHTFFDVLDLEGTPMMALIDAGHYETERVTERILVDYLAARFNGLAVHRTDAWTSPMRTWST
- a CDS encoding VOC family protein codes for the protein MLTSPDSMFDPSAFSRRHPDPAAAERAFRKPSTTVWLGSIALCTDCFDEAIAFYVGTLGFHLRSMAPHTADSTFMQAFLVDADGQDVLELIEVPPMPLGARSVTQLGFRLPQRTWQLLRVRLLAQEYPFTEVGDAVFLEDPNGVMLKMQSMG
- a CDS encoding cysteine desulfurase, encoding MPALPLPPSEIPLLDVSEDERPCYLDSAATSLKPRAVVDRLARFYAYENAPVHRGVYELSQRATDAYEQARRTVAAFVHAEPEQVVFTRGTTEGLNLIAHAWAMEQLQPGDELLVSPQEHHSNFLPWQAVAERTGATLHYFPLTPTGLVDLDEARALICRRTKLVAMAHVSNVLGVENPVREVFGAARKVGAITVLDGAQSVPTRPVDLADLHCDALAFSGHKMLGPTGIGALVVDLARLGPMQPYQTGGGMIERVSLSAPVYLDGVARFEAGTPHAAGAIGLAAACDYLSSLTYDGKTGMAAVAAYEHAWGLHAMEQIGDIDGLRLIGPPEGHEAEGGIVAVQMDGVHPHDLAVLLDAQGVMCRAGHHCTMPLHAHLANEPDAPQVETSLRASAYVYNPLADADRLADALRFAARALRGDRTTVFA
- a CDS encoding iron-sulfur cluster assembly protein produces the protein MYRDFLIDGRDDLDHLAPHEREAVEVFQSVYDPEIPVPIWDLGLIYGLDTNVEGQTAHVKMTLTAPNCPAAELLPQQVRYGLEALDWCDDATVEIVFTPPFNQEMISDEAKLTMGLI
- a CDS encoding mechanosensitive ion channel family protein codes for the protein MDNAEAYLEFFLNDIVPVLGNLAGAAALLVVGFWVIKRVRKLAEAALNRAGFERAIVSFLSSFLDIALKVFLLLMVAGMVGIETAALVGVLAAAGFAVGLALQGSLANFAAGILILVFKPYQADDWISVEDQFGRVETIQIFSTIIVTPGLKTLVIPNAKVIDGILTNFSKKGRVRLELNVTMPYSESFPKVEVLIQEVLAETPGVLDDPAPEIGIEAFDSHSVVLAVRPYAEPDDYWPVTFEVHRRIKHAFSEAGIEVAYSEGVELGRIGQ